The following nucleotide sequence is from Apium graveolens cultivar Ventura chromosome 4, ASM990537v1, whole genome shotgun sequence.
TATGATTATCAGTCCCTCTTGCGTTTTTGAAGTGCCAACATCTGAATCTTTTGAGCGAAAGAGTCAGCTGTAGTGAAGTCTTGACATCTTTCTGAAGTTTTTTTCCACTTGGATTTTCTTAATTCCTCAACAAATCGAAATTTAACCTTCATTAGTGAGGCAGGCAAATTTGACTCTGTTTTATTTACTGTGGTCATTGTTGGTGTACCTCTGAGGAATATGTCTCGGAAATTGGAGCATGTTACATGTGTATGTTTTCCGTTACTTGGGACCATTAGCTTTTTTCCTTAAAAATTTATAACAATCACTTTGAGGACCTTATTTCCCTTTGTTAACGAGGAAGCTACAATCTGATAAAATGATATTCACTCGGTGGGAATTGCTTTAGGTCAAaatttttatgtaatttttaAGCTCGTGGCATGTTGACATTGGATTCATGACAATATCATAGTAAATATAGTTTTGCTTGCGGTACGGTGGTTTACAATTGATGTGCTGATTTTTGTATCGTATATCCTTCACATTATACTACCATTCTTCCTTTCTACTTAATGATACATTTAAAATAATACCTTGATCATGTTAGTATTTGACATTATTGTGCTATAATAATGTGTAGTTGGAGCAGTGGTTAAAAATTTCAAGTGCGAGTCAAATAAAGGAAATTAAATACCATCTGATATGCTATGACAATTTTGCTCATTCATTTTGTTATTATAAATGTGCGTATAAAATGTTCTTGTTGCTTCtatatttaagaaaaaaaacaGAGAGCATGTCTCAACCTGAGTGCATATGaagattttaatttattttatgtgAGATCCCCGTGAATTTGTTTTTGAAAATATGGATGATCAACGCTCACCGGCGAGTAAGAGTGGATTATTGAGATTCAGGAAAGGTAAACTCTTTATTACGAGTTCTGATTGATTGGAATGACATCTATTATCTatctattattatattattaatagTCCAACATAGGGTAATAGTTGAGACATTTTATTACCTTTTAATCAATGAGACATTTTGTTTTAATTTTACAAATTAGTGAGACAATTTAATTGTTTTAAGATTTGATCTATGCCGATGAATCTCTGTTGCTTGATTTGTTAACCGAGGTTCGAGAATCAAAAATTGAGAACCAAGGGTTCTTGGTTGCTGATTGCCGGGGACGTTTTAACCCCTAAATTCTACGAGTAATTGCACGATAAATGCTTTgccttcttctttttttctcATTTAATTTCTCCGGATAATGTCGACACTTAAATTAAGTGTGCGGCATCTATGAATTTTATCACTTTTGTCATTTAGGACTTGATGAAAGTTTTTGAATTTTGATATTGTATAATATGGTTATAGTAGTTGTCTGAAATTTTGTTGCTGCTGGCGTAGGTTTGGTTAATTATGGATACAGATATCGAAAAATAATATAAGGGATATAAAAAAGGTTGCCAAATCTGGAATGTTTATCGCAAGTTATGTTCTTGAAGTGAAAATAGATGATGCATGATGGGGATGAATGCAGATTGGTATTCTAAGATGGGTATCCTCTCCCTCCCTTTCCACGGTTGATCACACAGGTATCCCGTCTATACTGTGTACTCGAACAAGCTCCCTTATTGAAAGAACTTGAATTATGAATCATTTATGAATTGTTAGTTAATGAGTTTGTATCTAGAAACAATACAAAAGGACTAAATTAATATAACTGGACAAAGGAAGAGAAATGCCTGCCATAAACTATACCAGCAGTGATGGAGCTCCAAAGTCACAATCCACCATTTAATTTTCCAAAACCTTCGAAACCATAGATTTAATAAAGCTAACTTCTGCCCACCATCATAAGTGGATACAGAAAGTTTAACCCTCGAAGGCACCAAATATGTTTAATTACGAGGAGACACACCCTTATACATTTTAATTTTTGTCGAGCTACTGCAATTCTGTTAGAATTCAAACCCTCAAATAATTAAGGTGGCTGTTATAACTATAAATAGGTGTATCCATATATTAAAATAAGCGGTAGGCATTTAGGTTGGAAGTAGCATGTTGAATATTGTATGAAGACATTGACTAGCATCCAGAAAATATGGTAGGCGCAGAGAGAAGTCAAAAACACAAAACCATGCACAAATAAAATCATGCACCTTAATACTGGAGTCTATCGACCAAAGCAAACAAAGAAAGTTGGCCACCAAATATCAAGAATCAAGCCTTAAAACAGGGAAGGTTATTAATATGTATAAGGATAAAAAATATGAGGTATGCAGTGATGTAAGGATGAAAACTTGAAGCCTATAAAAGGCTGTTATTGTGCATGTAATAGACATACACCAGATAAAAAAGCGGAGGAAAAGAAAGAGCCGAAGCTCTCTCTGCATGTATTAAAAAGCTGTAGCTATTATATATATAAAGCTTGTTTGTGTTTTGTATTACCATCACCTGTTCATATTATTCACAgcacacatacacacatatacaccTGGTCGTGAGGTAGAAAAATCAAAGTAAGCCCATTTACGTTTTCCAACAACTGGTATCAGAGCCAGCGTTCCGTTCAAGAAAATGGCGAATATGGTGCAGCCCAACATTCCGAAGTTGACGGCGACAAATTACGGGAATTGGAGTATCCAAATGAAGGTGTTACTCGGTTCCTACGACAATTGAGATATTGTCGAAAGTGGGTTTAACGAGCCCGCAGATGCAACCGCTGAAGCAGCACTTCCAAATGTCGAGAAGACGGCGTTAAAGGAGTCCCGTAAAAAGGACAAAAAGGCGTTGTACACAATTTTTCAAGGTGTTGATGAATCTACCTTTGAAAAAATTTTAAATGCAAAAACAGCAAAAGATGCGTGGGAGATTTTGCAGAAATCATTCCAAGGCGTGGAGAAAGTAAAAAAGGTGCGGCTCCAAGTTCTTCGTGGCGAGTTCGAAAATATTAAAATGAAGGCCTCAGAAAATATTGGTGAATATGTTACTCGTTTAAAAACAGTGACAAATGAGAtgaagagaaatggagaaagtcTCGATGATGTTCGGGTCATGGAAAAATTACTCCGTTCGTTGATGAGAAAATTTGATTACGTGGTTACTTCTATCGAGGAGTCAAAAGATTTGTCCACAATTTCCATTGATGAGCTAGTTGGTTCACTTCAAGCGTATGAGCAGCGgatgaaccagtatgatgatACAAGCCATTTAGAAAAGGCGTTGCAAAGTAAGGTGTCCATTGGTGAAAGTTCAAGCAGTAGCAGTTCTGGTCGTGGAAGAGGTGGCTTTAGAGGTGGCTACCGTGGTGGAAGAGGACGTGGAAGACAGTCCTTCAACAGAAGCCAGAACACTGAAGGTTATCGTCCATCTGGCCGTGGTCAGAATTTTAGAGGACGAGGACGAGGAGGATTTCAACGAGGTGACAAGTCTCAATTTCAGTGCTATAATTGCAATAAATTTGGCCATTTCAGTTATGAATGTAGATCACCGAaagtggaagaaagaagtcattttgcagcagtaaaagaagacaaagatattGGCACTGCTATGTTCCTCACTTATAAAGGCGACGAGGAGAACAAGAAAAATATTTGGTATCTTGACTCTGGTGCAAGCAACCACATGACGGGTCATAAAGATTTATTTACGGAGATAAACGAGACCATCAGCGGAGAAGTTACGTTTGGTGATTCATCGAAGATTCCAGTCAAAGGTAAAGGTACAATTACGATTGTATTGAAGAATGGTGAGAAAAAGTTTATTAATGATGTTTACCATATACCTGCTTTGAAAAGTAACATCATCAGTCTTGGCCAACTTGTGGAGAAAGGACATTATATACAGATGCAGGATAATTCTCTCGTCATCAGGAATCGGGATCAAGAATTAATTGCAGatgtggagatgtcaaagaatcgTTTGTTTACACTTGATATACAGACGAAGATGCAGAGGTGTTTGAAGacggtcattaaaaatgactcgtggTTATGGCATTTAAGATATGGTCATCTTGGTTTTTCTGGTTTAAAATTGTTGTCAAAGACGAAGATGGTGGACGGCTTGCCAGAAATCAATGAACCAGAAAATTTATGTGAAGCATGTGTTAAGGGGAAGCAACACAGACAAAGTTTTCCCgttggaaaatcatggagagccagAAGGCCATTGGAGATTTTCCATACAGATATTGCTGGTCCATTTGATATTCCATCACTTGGAGGTAATAGGTATTACctaacatttattgatgattttagcagaAAAAGTTGGGTGTATATCCTCAAAGAAAAAGCGgaggctcttgataaattcaaggagttcaaagcTTTGACAGAAAAATAAAGTGGTCATTATTTGAAGGTACTCCGATCAGACAGAGGAGGCGAGTATacttcaaatttatttaaaagcTTCTGCAGAGCACATGgaatcaatcatcagttgacAGCGGCatatactcctcaacaaaatggcgtTGCAGAAAGAAAGAATCGCACTATTCTTGACATGGCAAGGAGCATGGTCAAAGTAAAGCATATGCCGAGAACTTTCTGGGCTGAAGCCGTTCTATGTGCAGTTTATTTGTTGAATCGTTGTCCAACTAAAAGTGTCAGAAACAAAACTCCAAATGAAGCATGGAGTGGTAGCAAACCATCTGTTGGACATCTCAAAATTTTTGGGTGCATTGCATATGCACATGTTCCAGATCATAAAAGGAAGAAACTGGATGATAAAGGCGAGAAGTGCATctttaccggatatgacaaaagaagcaaggcgtacagactctacaatcccctcacgaagaaattaatcatttctcgagatgttgagttcgATGAATCAGACTACTGGAAATGGAACGACGAAGAAAGAAAAGTTGCAGGTCTGTTctttaatgatgatgatgatgacggtAATGATTCCAACATTGaggatgatgaagatgatgatccAACTCCTCCCCAAAGTCCAAATCAACAAACTCCTGCATCGACACCATCGACTGGAGGAAGCAGCAGTTCAGGGGGAGCGCCAAGGAAAATGCGGAGTTTGGATAATATATATGAAGCAACAAGTCCAGTACAAACTACCTTTGATTATTCATTGTTTTGCTTAATGGCTGAGTGTGATCCAGTTACATTTGAGGaagcttctgaagaaagcaaatggaataaagccatggatgaagaaattggtgcaatcaagaagaatgacACTTGGGAGCTCACAGATCTTCCAGAAGGACACAAAGCAATTGGTGTCAAGTGGGTCTACAAGACAAAGACAAATCAGGATGGTGAAGTGGAAAAATACAAGGCGAGGCTAGTGGCTAAAGGCTACAAGCAGAGATATGGAATTGACTATGACGAggtatttgctccagttgcaagagttgATACCATAAGACTGCTTACAACAATTGCAGCTCAGAATCAGTGAAAGAtttatcagatggatgtcaagtctgcatttctgaatggctatcttgaagaagaagtctatatcGAGCAACCACCAGGATATGTTCAGAAAggccagaataacaaagtctacAAATTGAAGAAAGCcttgtatggtttaaagcaagctccGAGAGCATGGAACACAAGGGTTGATGAATATTTCCAGAAAAATGGTTTTGTGAAGAATCCCTACGAGCATGCACTTTACACGAAAATAAATTCAGGGGGAGATATTATGATCGTGTGCTTATACGTGGATGACATGATTTTTACTGGAAACAACCCTGgtatgtttgatgattttaagaaagttatgactaacgaatttgagatgacagatattggtcaaatgtcgtactttcttggagtcgaggtAAAGCAAAGCAAAGACGGGATTTTTATGTCACAGAAAAAATATGCGGAACAGATTTTAAAGAAATTCAGAATGGAAGAATGCAAGCCAGTGAGCACGCCAGCTGAAGCAAGTATAAAGCTCAGAATTGATTCAACAAGGGAGTCGGTAAATCCGACATTGTTCAAAAGTTTGGTTGGAAGTCTGAGGTACCTAACTTTCACTCGTCCAGATATTATGTACGCAGTTGGACTGGTTAGTAGGTACATGGAGAAGCCGAAGCAAGATCATTTCATGGCAGCTAAAAGAATTTTGAGGTACATAAAAGGTACACTTGATCATGGTCTGTTTTACATGcattctcaaaattcaaaattagttGGCTACTCAGACAGTGATTATGGCGGTGACTTGGATGACGGGAAAAGCACTTCGGGATATATTTTTCATATCGGTTCAACAATATTTTCATGGTCATCAAAGAAGCAACAGACAGTGGCTCTGTCAACATGTGAGGCGGAGTATATGGCAGCAGCAGCATGCGCATGTCAAGCTATGTGGCTAGGCTACATATTGGGCGAGTTAAATCTTGCCAAGGATGATCCGGTTACTATTTATGTGGATAATAAATCTGCTATTTCTCTCGCGAAAAATCCAGTTTCCCACAGTCGAAGCAAGCACATCAAcataaaatatcattttattcgagaaCAGGTGAACGATAAAATGGTGGAATTGGTGCATTGCAGGACTGAAGAAAATTTGGCAGATATTTTTACAAAGCCGTTGAAGCCAGACATGTTTGGAAAAATGAAAGTGAAGCTCGGAATACAGAGTCGggtttgagggggagtgttagaattcAAACCCTCAAATAATTAAGGTGGCTGTTATAACTACAAATAGGTGTATCCATATATTAAAATAAGCGGTAGGCATTTAGGTTGGAAGTAGCATGTTGAATATTGTATGAAGACATTGACTAGCATCCAGAAAATATGGTAGGCGCAGAGAGTAGTCAAAAACAGAAAA
It contains:
- the LOC141719762 gene encoding uncharacterized protein LOC141719762, with protein sequence MKSQDDYNDSIEIAELKLGNGFHYELNAKGSTPAEVLGLDYKSKLKPVLASLAEETKKNSMVNLEEQISLQKLSVEAKRNHIAALQSHIDEVNRNFESSQRSVQENGEYGAAQHSEVDGDKLRELEYPNEDATAEAALPNVEKTALKESRKKDKKALYTIFQGVDESTFEKILNAKTAKDAWEILQKSFQGVEKVKKVRLQVLRGEFENIKMKASENIGEYVTRLKTVTNEMKRNGESLDDVRVMEKLLRSLMRKFDYVVTSIEESKDLSTISIDELVGSLQAYEQRMNQYDDTSHLEKALQSKVSIGESSSSSSSGRGRGGFRGGYRGGRGRGRQSFNRSQNTEGYRPSGRGQNFRGRGRGGFQRGDKSQFQCYNCNKFGHFSYECRSPKVEERSHFAAVKEDKDIGTAMFLTYKGDEENKKNIWYLDSGASNHMTGHKDLFTEINETISGEVTFGDSSKIPVKGKGTITIVLKNGEKKFINDVYHIPALKSNIISLGQLVEKGHYIQMQDNSLVIRNRDQELIADVEMSKNRLFTLDIQTKMQRCLKTVIKNDSWLWHLRYGHLGFSGLKLLSKTKMVDGLPEINEPENLCEACVKGKQHRQSFPVGKSWRARRPLEIFHTDIAGPFDIPSLGGNRYYLTFIDDFSRKSWVYILKEKAEALDKFKEFKALTEK